Proteins encoded within one genomic window of Sporolituus thermophilus DSM 23256:
- a CDS encoding SpoIIE family protein phosphatase — translation MYPLHAEVGIAQLSKTGEELCGDKVEVLRTPTDTIIVLSDGLGSGVKANILATLTTKIASSMLKRGIPLEDVVDTIAKTLPVCRQRKIAYSTLHIIKVAADGLTTIVEFDCPPTFLLRAGKVVPFPTTEKIVGGKVIKEGQLYLQENDIIVGVSDGVIHAGIGGLLKLGWGWQGIASELISNSTAMTAENISRKIMACCEGYYVGHPGDDSTVVAVKVRQPVHATLLTGPPADPRSDEKVVKRFLSQSGKKIIAGGTTANIVSRLTGKPLIVDLEYYDPAIPPTGRIEGIDLVTEGVLTLNAAVEKLKNPAALAHSGQDGATRLATLLLSCDKIDIFAGGAINPAHQNPNFPAHINIKAQVLSKLQSVLESMGKQVSIEWF, via the coding sequence ATGTACCCGCTGCATGCCGAAGTCGGTATTGCGCAATTATCCAAAACAGGGGAAGAATTGTGTGGCGACAAAGTTGAAGTATTACGCACCCCGACAGATACCATCATTGTCCTTTCCGATGGGCTAGGTAGCGGTGTAAAGGCGAACATTCTCGCTACCCTTACGACGAAAATCGCTTCTTCTATGCTTAAAAGGGGTATTCCGCTCGAAGATGTTGTCGATACCATTGCCAAGACTCTGCCGGTTTGCCGCCAGCGAAAAATTGCGTATTCAACGCTCCATATCATCAAGGTTGCCGCTGACGGCTTAACAACCATCGTGGAATTTGACTGTCCGCCTACGTTTTTGCTCCGCGCCGGCAAGGTAGTTCCTTTTCCTACTACGGAAAAAATTGTCGGCGGCAAAGTTATAAAAGAAGGTCAACTCTATTTACAGGAAAATGATATAATAGTTGGGGTAAGCGACGGGGTGATTCATGCCGGTATTGGCGGTCTTTTGAAACTGGGATGGGGATGGCAGGGAATAGCCAGTGAACTTATCAGTAATAGTACGGCCATGACGGCTGAAAATATCAGCCGGAAAATTATGGCTTGTTGTGAAGGCTATTATGTCGGCCATCCTGGCGATGACTCGACTGTGGTGGCGGTAAAAGTCCGTCAGCCGGTGCACGCCACACTTCTCACCGGACCACCGGCCGATCCCCGGAGTGACGAAAAAGTAGTAAAACGCTTTTTAAGCCAGTCCGGCAAAAAAATTATCGCGGGAGGCACGACAGCCAATATTGTCAGCCGCCTGACCGGCAAGCCCCTTATTGTCGACCTGGAATATTACGACCCGGCAATTCCGCCAACGGGACGTATTGAAGGTATTGACCTTGTTACCGAAGGGGTGCTGACGCTTAATGCCGCGGTGGAAAAATTGAAAAATCCGGCGGCATTGGCCCATAGCGGGCAGGACGGTGCAACCCGTTTGGCCACGCTGTTGCTGTCATGTGATAAAATAGATATTTTTGCCGGCGGCGCTATTAATCCGGCTCACCAAAATCCTAATTTTCCGGCCCATATTAATATTAAAGCACAGGTTTTGTCCAAGTTGCAGTCAGTACTGGAGTCAATGGGCAAGCAAGTTAGTATTGAATGGTTTTGA